In Patulibacter sp. SYSU D01012, a single window of DNA contains:
- a CDS encoding MarR family transcriptional regulator produces MATAQTPPRAAFEAWRRIGELLELERCRTAALARELDLSSSQLLALRALDPAEPQRMGQLAGALECDKGNVTGIVDRLERRGLVERRPVDHDRRVKVLALTPAGAQLRAEIEERLATPPDELAALADDDLGRLAHAVGAVLDARRAARCGG; encoded by the coding sequence ATGGCGACCGCGCAGACCCCGCCCCGCGCCGCGTTCGAGGCCTGGCGCCGGATCGGCGAGCTCCTCGAGCTGGAGCGCTGCCGGACCGCCGCGCTCGCGCGCGAACTGGACCTGTCGTCGTCGCAGCTCCTGGCGCTCCGGGCCCTGGATCCCGCCGAGCCGCAGCGCATGGGCCAGCTGGCCGGCGCGCTCGAGTGCGACAAGGGCAACGTGACCGGGATCGTCGACCGCCTGGAGCGGCGCGGCCTGGTCGAGCGGCGCCCCGTCGACCACGACCGCCGCGTGAAGGTCCTGGCCCTGACCCCCGCCGGCGCGCAGCTGCGCGCCGAGATCGAGGAGCGCCTGGCCACGCCGCCGGACGAGCTGGCGGCGCTGGCCGACGACGACCTGGGCCGGCTGGCCCACGCCGTCGGGGCGGTCCTCGACGCCCGCCGCGCCGCCCGCTGCGGCGGCTGA
- a CDS encoding TetR/AcrR family transcriptional regulator, with product MGRTTRAESQAQTRAHLVATAREILLRDGYGGTSLERIATAAGYTKGAVYSNFAGKRELALAVIDDIRGRHAMTIGRILSEAGTTLPERLAAVDAWAAQALGDRDWLALEVEYTLAIWRDPDATAEFAARNAGVRGLLAEAIRALRAEFDLHPDVSPEETADMILSLGVGLGTLRAVDPEMAIETFTRSVRRLLGLPVDP from the coding sequence ATGGGGCGGACCACCCGGGCCGAGAGCCAGGCCCAGACGCGCGCGCACCTCGTCGCCACGGCGCGCGAGATCCTGCTGCGCGACGGCTACGGGGGCACGTCGCTGGAGCGCATCGCCACCGCCGCCGGCTACACGAAGGGCGCCGTCTACTCCAACTTCGCCGGCAAGCGCGAGCTGGCGCTGGCGGTCATCGACGACATCCGCGGCCGCCACGCGATGACCATCGGCCGAATCCTCTCCGAGGCCGGCACCACGTTGCCCGAGCGGCTCGCGGCCGTCGACGCGTGGGCGGCCCAGGCACTCGGCGACCGCGACTGGTTGGCGCTCGAGGTGGAGTACACGCTCGCGATCTGGCGTGACCCGGACGCGACCGCCGAGTTCGCCGCGCGCAACGCCGGGGTGCGCGGCCTGCTGGCGGAGGCCATCCGCGCGCTCCGCGCGGAGTTCGACCTGCACCCCGACGTCTCGCCCGAGGAGACGGCCGACATGATCCTCAGCCTGGGCGTCGGCCTGGGCACGCTGCGCGCCGTCGACCCCGAGATGGCGATCGAGACCTTCACCCGCAGCGTGCGCCGGCTGCTCGGGCTGCCGGTCGACCCCTGA
- the groES gene encoding co-chaperone GroES, translating into MSISLQPLGDRLIVRAIEEEQTTASGLVLPDTAKEKPQKGEVLAAGEGRWDDEGDKRIPLDVKVGDQVLYSKYGGTEIKVDGEELLVLRESDVLAKVVG; encoded by the coding sequence ATGTCCATCTCGCTGCAGCCGCTCGGCGATCGCCTGATCGTCCGCGCCATCGAAGAGGAGCAGACCACGGCCAGCGGCCTGGTGCTCCCCGACACCGCCAAGGAGAAGCCCCAGAAGGGCGAGGTCCTCGCCGCGGGCGAGGGTCGCTGGGACGACGAGGGCGACAAGCGCATCCCGCTGGACGTCAAGGTCGGCGACCAGGTCCTCTACTCCAAGTACGGCGGCACCGAGATCAAGGTGGACGGCGAGGAGCTCCTCGTCCTCCGCGAGAGCGACGTCCTGGCGAAGGTCGTCGGCTGA
- a CDS encoding HtaA domain-containing protein, whose amino-acid sequence MRPPSRRSVVLLAPAAVAALAASGAAPAGATSTVAPTTAITVAKDAGKALRAPGLRVGATGSAWAGGRTVTVPVTGATAGTTPTVTHTATAGLRVRAGRRSVLVRGLRADLRAGTVRATVGRRAVTVFALRGVRVATAADGTRTAAATLRVSPTGARVLRGALRVRRLRAGTFGTLRVLLPAAVATPAPATPAPAPIVLPGPPTAPAAAAPAPTTPDASPAVEVVRGAPSLDWTILSSWIGYLTNGGGRVETAEGAGRTASGSVLFPSAGGAIAADGTGTVRYAGAVRFVQASHGIDMTFSDFSVTFGPTEAPVVRAVLVNRNGAAAGSPVHVPDGPGTRQPLDFGRLRLAEARSVGPEGDVRLYERVPVHLTAEAANPFGFYAADQVFGSMNVRAALVPPAPTTPTDPGSGAR is encoded by the coding sequence ATGCGCCCACCCTCTCGTCGCTCCGTCGTCCTCCTCGCGCCCGCCGCCGTGGCGGCGCTCGCGGCGTCCGGCGCGGCGCCGGCCGGAGCGACGTCGACCGTCGCGCCGACGACGGCCATCACCGTGGCCAAGGACGCCGGGAAGGCGCTCCGGGCGCCCGGCCTGCGGGTCGGCGCGACCGGGTCGGCGTGGGCCGGCGGCCGGACGGTCACCGTGCCCGTCACGGGCGCCACCGCGGGCACGACGCCCACGGTCACGCACACCGCCACCGCCGGCCTCCGCGTCCGCGCCGGGCGGCGCTCCGTCCTGGTCCGCGGGCTGCGGGCCGACCTGCGCGCCGGCACCGTCCGGGCGACGGTCGGCCGCCGCGCGGTCACCGTCTTCGCGCTCCGCGGCGTGCGCGTGGCGACCGCCGCCGACGGCACGCGCACCGCGGCGGCGACCCTCCGTGTGTCGCCCACCGGCGCTCGTGTCCTCCGCGGGGCCCTCCGCGTGCGGCGGCTGCGCGCCGGGACGTTCGGCACGCTCCGTGTCCTGCTTCCGGCGGCCGTCGCCACGCCGGCGCCCGCCACGCCGGCGCCCGCGCCGATCGTGCTGCCCGGACCGCCGACCGCGCCCGCGGCTGCCGCGCCCGCTCCCACGACGCCGGACGCGTCCCCGGCCGTCGAGGTCGTCCGTGGCGCGCCGTCGCTGGACTGGACGATCCTCTCCTCGTGGATCGGCTACTTGACGAACGGCGGAGGCCGCGTCGAGACCGCCGAGGGCGCAGGGCGCACCGCATCCGGCTCCGTCCTCTTCCCGTCGGCGGGCGGTGCGATCGCGGCCGACGGCACCGGCACCGTCCGCTACGCCGGCGCGGTCCGCTTCGTCCAGGCCAGCCACGGCATCGACATGACGTTCTCGGACTTCTCGGTGACGTTCGGCCCGACCGAGGCGCCCGTCGTGCGCGCCGTGCTCGTCAACCGCAACGGTGCGGCCGCGGGGTCGCCGGTGCACGTGCCGGACGGTCCCGGGACGCGCCAGCCGCTCGACTTCGGGCGTCTGCGGCTGGCCGAGGCCCGCTCCGTCGGCCCGGAGGGCGACGTCCGCCTGTACGAGCGGGTGCCGGTCCACCTGACGGCCGAGGCGGCGAACCCCTTCGGCTTCTACGCCGCCGACCAGGTCTTCGGCTCGATGAACGTGCGGGCCGCACTCGTGCCGCCCGCGCCAACCACCCCTACCGACCCCGGGTCCGGCGCCCGTTAG
- the groL gene encoding chaperonin GroEL (60 kDa chaperone family; promotes refolding of misfolded polypeptides especially under stressful conditions; forms two stacked rings of heptamers to form a barrel-shaped 14mer; ends can be capped by GroES; misfolded proteins enter the barrel where they are refolded when GroES binds), with amino-acid sequence MAHKELKFDSDARKALEAGVDAVANAVKVTLGPKGRYVVLDKKFGAPTITNDGVTIAREIEVEDVFENQGAQLVREVATATNDVAGDGTTTATVLAQAIVKQGLKNVTAGANPLALKRGIEKAVEQIVANIHAQSTEINGKDEIARVATISSRDPEIGDVIADAIDKVGKDGVVNVEEGQTFGIDLEFTEGMQFDKGYVSPYMVTDQDRMEAVLEDPYVLIANSKIGAVRDVLPVLEQVIQAGKPILIIAEDVEGEALATLVVNKLRGTFTGVAVKAPGFGDRRKRILEDIAILTGGEVITEEMGLKLENTQINQLGRARRVVVAKDNTTIVDGAGDAEAIKGRIAQIKAEVENTDSDFDREKLQERLAKLSGGVAVVKVGAATETELKEKKHRVEDALQATRAALEEGIVPGGGVALLQAATEVSIDDLADDEKTGARIVLRAVEEPLRQIAFNAGLEGSVVINDVRNAEKGIGLNAATEELEDLVKAGVVDPAKVTRSALQNAASIAKNILTTEAIVAEAPEKDGGAGGGMPDMGGMGGMM; translated from the coding sequence ATGGCACACAAGGAACTGAAGTTCGACTCCGACGCCCGCAAGGCCCTCGAGGCCGGCGTCGACGCCGTCGCCAACGCCGTCAAGGTCACGCTCGGCCCGAAGGGTCGCTACGTCGTCCTCGACAAGAAGTTCGGCGCCCCGACGATCACGAACGACGGCGTCACCATCGCCCGCGAGATCGAGGTCGAGGACGTCTTCGAGAACCAGGGCGCGCAGCTGGTCCGCGAGGTCGCCACCGCGACGAACGACGTCGCCGGCGACGGCACGACGACCGCCACGGTCCTCGCCCAGGCCATCGTCAAGCAGGGCCTGAAGAACGTCACGGCGGGCGCGAACCCGCTGGCGCTCAAGCGCGGCATCGAGAAGGCCGTCGAGCAGATCGTCGCGAACATCCACGCGCAGTCCACCGAGATCAACGGCAAGGACGAGATCGCCCGCGTCGCCACGATCTCCTCGCGCGACCCCGAGATCGGCGACGTCATCGCCGACGCGATCGACAAGGTCGGCAAGGACGGCGTCGTGAACGTCGAGGAGGGCCAGACCTTCGGCATCGACCTCGAGTTCACCGAGGGCATGCAGTTCGACAAGGGCTACGTCTCGCCCTACATGGTCACGGACCAGGACCGCATGGAGGCCGTGCTCGAGGACCCCTACGTCCTCATCGCCAACTCCAAGATCGGCGCCGTCCGCGACGTGCTGCCCGTCCTGGAGCAGGTCATCCAGGCCGGCAAGCCGATCCTCATCATCGCCGAGGACGTCGAGGGCGAGGCCCTGGCGACCCTGGTCGTCAACAAGCTGCGCGGCACCTTCACCGGCGTCGCCGTGAAGGCCCCGGGCTTCGGCGACCGCCGCAAGCGCATCCTCGAGGACATCGCCATCCTGACGGGCGGCGAGGTCATCACCGAGGAGATGGGCCTGAAGCTCGAGAACACCCAGATCAACCAGCTGGGTCGCGCCCGCCGCGTCGTCGTCGCCAAGGACAACACGACGATCGTCGACGGCGCCGGCGACGCCGAGGCCATCAAGGGCCGCATCGCGCAGATCAAGGCCGAGGTCGAGAACACCGACTCGGACTTCGATCGCGAGAAGCTCCAGGAGCGCCTCGCCAAGCTCTCCGGCGGCGTGGCCGTCGTGAAGGTCGGCGCTGCGACCGAGACGGAGCTCAAGGAGAAGAAGCACCGCGTCGAGGACGCGCTGCAGGCGACCCGCGCCGCGCTCGAGGAGGGCATCGTCCCGGGTGGTGGCGTCGCGCTCCTGCAGGCCGCGACCGAGGTGTCGATCGACGACCTCGCCGACGACGAGAAGACGGGCGCCCGCATCGTCCTGCGCGCCGTCGAGGAGCCCCTCCGCCAGATCGCGTTCAACGCCGGTCTCGAGGGCTCCGTCGTGATCAACGACGTGCGCAACGCCGAGAAGGGCATCGGCCTCAACGCCGCGACCGAGGAGCTCGAGGACCTGGTCAAGGCCGGCGTCGTCGACCCCGCCAAGGTCACCCGCTCCGCGCTGCAGAACGCCGCGTCGATCGCCAAGAACATCCTGACGACCGAGGCCATCGTGGCCGAGGCGCCGGAGAAGGACGGCGGCGCCGGCGGTGGCATGCCCGACATGGGCGGCATGGGCGGCATGATGTAG
- a CDS encoding amino acid permease, whose amino-acid sequence MSPSSAAPPAPVPAGHAEHLDDDAAHLAALGYESRFKRNMGFWENFSLGFTYLSPVVGVYSTFAVSFMVGGPTLIWSILIAGIGQLLVSLVFAEVVAQYPVAGGVYPWARRLVGRRWAWLTGWIYGWALLATVASVSTGAAGFVAYLFGFEATRTTAVLVATGLMLLAYAVNLSGTKMLGRVAILGFVAELAGALFVGVWLLLFERHHDLGVFFHEFGASAANGMSVTGGFLAASLTGLYLFYGFEACGDVAEEVPNPGVAIPKAMRRTIYVGGFAALLVTAAMVLAQPDFRAIITGQNADPITATLETVFGTGGAKAIVVIVLLSFLSCVLSLQAAASRLIYSYARDHMVFASHALSRFSDRLHVPPVALTVAATVPALIVLVAEVISENALARVIAFASVGIYLAFQMVVIAALVARRRGWVPSGKYRLGRWGLPVNIAALTYGVLAIVNLAWPRGEAFADRWSVLLGCALIIGAGLLYMGLRRPYTRSDAAHGDAHVGTGPMEEPARA is encoded by the coding sequence GTGTCCCCATCCTCCGCCGCCCCGCCGGCCCCCGTGCCGGCCGGGCACGCCGAGCACCTAGACGACGACGCCGCGCACCTGGCGGCTCTCGGCTACGAGAGCCGCTTCAAGCGCAACATGGGCTTCTGGGAGAACTTCTCCCTGGGCTTCACGTACCTGTCGCCCGTCGTCGGCGTCTACTCCACCTTCGCCGTCTCGTTCATGGTCGGCGGCCCGACGCTGATCTGGTCCATCCTGATCGCCGGCATCGGCCAGCTGCTCGTGTCGCTCGTCTTCGCCGAGGTCGTCGCGCAGTACCCGGTCGCCGGCGGCGTCTACCCGTGGGCCCGCCGCCTCGTCGGCCGCCGCTGGGCGTGGCTGACGGGATGGATCTACGGCTGGGCGCTCCTAGCGACCGTCGCGAGCGTGTCGACCGGCGCGGCCGGGTTCGTGGCGTACCTGTTCGGCTTCGAGGCCACCCGCACGACGGCGGTGCTCGTCGCGACGGGGCTGATGCTGCTGGCGTACGCGGTGAACCTGTCGGGCACGAAGATGCTCGGCCGCGTCGCGATCCTGGGCTTCGTCGCCGAGCTGGCCGGCGCGCTGTTCGTCGGCGTCTGGCTGCTGCTGTTCGAGCGCCACCACGACCTGGGCGTCTTCTTCCACGAGTTCGGCGCGTCCGCCGCGAACGGCATGTCGGTCACCGGCGGCTTCCTCGCGGCCAGCCTGACCGGCCTGTACCTGTTCTACGGCTTCGAGGCCTGCGGCGACGTCGCCGAGGAGGTGCCCAACCCCGGCGTCGCGATCCCGAAGGCGATGCGCCGCACGATCTACGTCGGCGGCTTCGCGGCGCTGCTCGTAACCGCGGCGATGGTCCTGGCGCAGCCGGACTTCCGGGCGATCATCACCGGCCAGAACGCCGACCCGATCACCGCGACGCTCGAGACCGTCTTCGGCACCGGCGGCGCGAAGGCGATCGTCGTCATCGTGCTGCTGAGCTTCCTCTCCTGCGTGCTCAGCCTGCAGGCCGCGGCGAGCCGGCTGATCTACTCGTACGCCCGCGACCACATGGTCTTCGCCAGCCACGCGCTGTCGCGGTTCTCGGACCGCCTGCACGTGCCGCCGGTCGCCCTGACCGTCGCCGCGACCGTGCCGGCGCTGATCGTGCTGGTGGCCGAGGTGATCTCGGAGAACGCCCTCGCCCGCGTCATCGCGTTCGCGTCCGTCGGCATCTACCTGGCGTTCCAGATGGTCGTCATCGCGGCGCTCGTCGCCCGCCGCCGCGGCTGGGTGCCGAGCGGCAAGTACCGGCTGGGCCGCTGGGGCCTGCCCGTGAACATCGCGGCGCTGACCTACGGCGTGCTGGCGATCGTCAACCTGGCGTGGCCGCGCGGCGAGGCGTTCGCCGACCGCTGGAGCGTCCTGCTGGGCTGCGCCCTGATCATCGGCGCCGGCCTGCTGTACATGGGGCTACGCCGGCCCTACACCCGCAGCGACGCCGCCCACGGCGACGCGCACGTCGGGACGGGGCCGATGGAGGAGCCCGCGCGGGCCTGA
- a CDS encoding cytochrome P450, whose amino-acid sequence MSAPAAPAEQARPTATEAVIDGLPPGPRGPRAFQTLAMMTRQRAYLLRARQRYGPMFSLHVAALGQLVVVSDPVLTKRTFTADPKTLHAGTASPLRRVLGDNSLLGIDEDRHLEQRRLLLPPFKGQRMKAYEPLIERIAIEEVERFPVGTPFPTARAFQRITLRAILVAVFGATGTRLQQLEELLPPWTELGQHLSRFPKAQRDLGPWSPWGRFLRMRARVDAILDELIDVARRDDALAERTDVLALMVQATHVDGSPMTNAEIRDQLCTMLAAGHETTAHTLSWAVERLRRNPAALERLVAEVDAGGHEYRDATIREIQRMRPVVGFSGRFTRKPFELGGYRIPTGVMIGLSASLTHFDSGLFPEPFRFRPERFLDVRPDTYAWIPFGGGIRRCIGATFAHMELDVVLRVLLERLELVPTTDPDERMHFKGVAWSPADGGVAVFRRRSGRPRVAAPAPEVAAPAPA is encoded by the coding sequence ATGTCCGCCCCGGCCGCACCCGCCGAGCAGGCCCGCCCGACCGCGACGGAGGCCGTGATCGACGGCCTGCCGCCCGGCCCGCGCGGCCCGCGTGCCTTCCAGACGCTGGCGATGATGACCCGCCAGCGCGCCTACCTGCTGCGCGCGCGGCAGCGCTACGGCCCGATGTTCTCGCTGCACGTCGCGGCGCTCGGCCAGCTCGTCGTCGTCTCCGACCCGGTGCTGACGAAGCGCACGTTCACCGCCGATCCCAAGACGCTGCACGCCGGCACGGCCAGCCCGCTGCGCCGGGTGCTGGGCGACAACTCGCTGCTGGGGATCGACGAGGATCGCCACCTGGAGCAGCGCCGCCTGCTGCTGCCGCCGTTCAAGGGCCAGCGGATGAAGGCGTACGAGCCGCTCATCGAGCGGATCGCGATCGAGGAGGTCGAGCGCTTCCCCGTCGGCACGCCGTTCCCGACCGCCCGGGCGTTCCAGCGGATCACGCTGCGCGCGATCCTCGTCGCCGTCTTCGGCGCGACGGGCACGCGCCTGCAGCAGCTCGAGGAGCTCTTGCCGCCGTGGACCGAGCTGGGTCAGCACCTTTCGCGGTTCCCGAAGGCGCAGCGCGACCTGGGCCCGTGGAGCCCGTGGGGCCGCTTCCTGCGGATGCGCGCCCGCGTCGACGCCATCCTGGACGAGCTCATCGACGTCGCCCGCCGCGACGACGCGCTGGCCGAGCGCACCGACGTGCTGGCGCTGATGGTGCAGGCCACGCACGTCGACGGCAGCCCGATGACGAACGCCGAGATCCGCGACCAGCTCTGCACGATGCTGGCGGCCGGCCACGAGACGACCGCGCACACGCTCAGCTGGGCGGTGGAGCGGCTGCGGCGCAACCCGGCGGCGCTCGAGCGGCTGGTCGCCGAGGTCGACGCGGGCGGGCACGAGTACCGCGACGCGACGATCCGCGAGATCCAGCGCATGCGACCGGTCGTCGGCTTCTCGGGCCGCTTCACGCGCAAGCCGTTCGAGCTCGGCGGCTACCGGATCCCCACCGGCGTGATGATCGGGCTGTCGGCCTCGCTGACGCACTTCGACTCGGGACTGTTCCCCGAGCCGTTCCGCTTCCGCCCCGAGCGCTTCCTCGACGTGCGGCCCGACACGTACGCGTGGATCCCGTTCGGCGGCGGGATCCGGCGCTGCATCGGCGCGACGTTCGCGCACATGGAGCTCGACGTCGTGCTGCGGGTGCTGCTCGAGCGCCTGGAGCTCGTGCCGACGACGGACCCGGACGAGCGGATGCACTTCAAGGGCGTGGCGTGGAGCCCCGCGGACGGCGGCGTCGCGGTCTTCCGTCGCCGCTCCGGGCGCCCCCGCGTGGCCGCTCCGGCGCCCGAGGTGGCCGCCCCGGCACCGGCCTGA
- a CDS encoding TetR/AcrR family transcriptional regulator, with amino-acid sequence MARTKDPAVRTALIERAAQMLRTREPITLRSLVAGTGVSTMAVYTHFGDMDGVWRALRQEGFTRLGERFGRVELTADPVRDLAGLSAAYVAHALEHPDLYRVMFDASFALEDGDAAFGTFEHLIRAAARSRDAGRLRADVVPRDVATQTWAAGHGLVSLVRPGPLPRSTLVHARPMLVALLVAAGDAPDRCRDSVAAGWDLRVPADDDEPAA; translated from the coding sequence ATGGCTCGGACGAAGGACCCGGCGGTCCGCACGGCGCTGATCGAGCGGGCGGCGCAGATGCTGCGCACCCGCGAGCCGATCACCCTGCGCTCCCTCGTCGCCGGCACGGGCGTGTCGACGATGGCGGTCTACACGCACTTCGGCGACATGGACGGCGTGTGGCGCGCCCTTCGCCAGGAGGGCTTCACGCGCCTGGGGGAGCGCTTCGGTCGCGTCGAGCTGACCGCGGATCCGGTGCGCGATCTCGCGGGCCTCTCCGCGGCCTACGTCGCCCACGCGCTCGAGCACCCCGACCTCTACCGCGTCATGTTCGACGCGAGCTTCGCGCTCGAGGACGGCGACGCGGCCTTCGGCACGTTCGAGCACCTCATCCGCGCCGCGGCGCGCAGCCGCGACGCGGGTCGCCTGCGCGCCGACGTCGTCCCCCGGGACGTCGCCACCCAGACCTGGGCGGCGGGGCACGGCCTCGTCTCGCTCGTGCGGCCGGGCCCGCTGCCGCGGTCGACGCTCGTCCACGCGCGTCCGATGCTCGTCGCCCTGCTGGTCGCCGCCGGCGACGCGCCCGACCGGTGTCGGGACTCCGTCGCCGCGGGCTGGGATCTCCGGGTGCCGGCGGACGACGACGAGCCCGCGGCCTAG